The Bacteroidota bacterium genome has a window encoding:
- a CDS encoding transposase produces the protein MTKTKRTFSAEDRMSILQEAERTGFMETCRKYNLSPNLLSRWKRKYLATGSTVSSKPGRKPLDPELVQLREENERLKRLVARQALELEVKTELLKKTPLPSQRRSS, from the coding sequence ATGACAAAAACCAAGCGAACATTTTCGGCAGAAGACCGGATGAGTATTCTGCAGGAAGCAGAACGGACAGGGTTCATGGAAACCTGCCGTAAGTACAACTTATCGCCGAATCTGCTGAGTAGGTGGAAACGGAAATATCTGGCCACAGGCTCCACGGTGAGTAGCAAACCTGGGCGTAAGCCTTTGGATCCTGAACTGGTTCAGTTGCGGGAGGAGAACGAACGGCTCAAGCGTTTGGTTGCACGCCAGGCGTTGGAGCTGGAGGTGAAGACTGAGCTTTTAAAAAAAACTCCACTCCCGTCTCAACGAAGATCGAGCTGA
- a CDS encoding DinB family protein — translation MNHTTSTVFQTDFAFTLHRQLNLLADEIRAYPSDTALWIVPAGITNSGGNLCLHLIGNLRHFIGHLLGGGDYARDREYEFNAKDLTRAQLLDLINTCQHEFDTGLANIETNRLGEIAPAKAAGHEVTVRQLMFHLLAHFAYHLGQINYHRRFGMNGKIA, via the coding sequence ATGAATCATACCACTTCTACCGTCTTCCAAACGGATTTCGCCTTTACCCTGCACCGTCAGCTCAATCTGTTGGCGGATGAAATCCGCGCGTATCCTTCCGACACCGCCCTATGGATCGTCCCGGCCGGTATTACCAATTCAGGCGGAAATCTATGCCTGCACCTGATCGGTAATCTGCGCCATTTCATCGGTCACCTGCTGGGTGGAGGAGACTACGCCCGTGACCGGGAATACGAGTTCAATGCGAAAGACCTGACGCGCGCGCAACTGCTCGACCTCATCAACACCTGTCAGCATGAATTTGATACCGGCCTGGCTAACATTGAGACCAACCGGCTCGGGGAGATCGCCCCTGCAAAGGCGGCCGGTCATGAGGTGACCGTTCGCCAGTTGATGTTCCATCTGCTGGCGCACTTTGCCTATCATCTCGGCCAGATCAACTACCACCGTCGCTTCGGAATGAACGGCAAAATCGCCTGA
- a CDS encoding polyprenol monophosphomannose synthase, with translation MNDESLVLIPTYNEKENIERMVRKVFSLPHPFHLLIIDDGSPDGTADIVRKLQSEFQGRLFLEERKGKLGLGTAYIHGFKWALARSYQYIFEMDCDFSHNPDDLIRLYQACAVEGADVAIGSRYIRGANVVNWPLGRVIMSYYASVYVRIITGIRIMDTTAGFICYRRRVLETIELDRIRFIGYAFQIEMKFTAWKHGFRIVEVPIIFTDRTEGTSKMSKGIFKEAILGVMQMRWKSFFRKYQKVKN, from the coding sequence GTGAACGACGAATCTTTGGTATTAATTCCTACTTACAACGAGAAGGAGAACATCGAACGGATGGTCCGCAAGGTCTTTTCCCTTCCCCACCCGTTCCACCTGCTCATCATCGATGACGGCTCTCCGGATGGAACAGCCGACATCGTCAGAAAGCTACAGTCCGAATTCCAGGGTCGTCTGTTTTTGGAAGAGCGGAAAGGAAAGCTCGGTCTGGGCACAGCCTACATTCATGGATTCAAATGGGCATTGGCAAGGAGTTATCAGTACATCTTCGAGATGGATTGCGATTTCTCACACAATCCCGACGACCTCATACGACTGTATCAGGCCTGTGCTGTGGAAGGGGCCGACGTCGCGATCGGCTCACGCTATATCCGGGGTGCCAACGTCGTGAACTGGCCGCTCGGACGGGTCATCATGTCCTACTACGCTTCCGTTTACGTGCGGATCATTACCGGCATCCGGATCATGGATACTACGGCCGGATTTATCTGCTATCGTCGACGCGTGCTGGAAACGATTGAACTCGACCGTATCCGTTTCATCGGATACGCGTTTCAGATTGAAATGAAATTCACCGCATGGAAGCACGGCTTCCGCATTGTTGAAGTTCCCATCATTTTCACCGACCGTACCGAAGGCACGAGCAAAATGAGCAAGGGCATCTTCAAAGAAGCCATACTCGGCGTGATGCAGATGCGATGGAAGAGTTTTTTCCGTAAGTACCAAAAAGTAAAGAACTGA
- a CDS encoding dihydroorotase has protein sequence MPSYLIRNARIVNEGRITEGDVRIRNGRIDAIGTLTASSQDRVIDARGHYLLPGAIDDQVHFREPGLTHKGDLHTESVAAVAGGITSYMEMPNTQPPALTRDLLEDKYRRAHEVSLANYSFYMGTSNDNLEEVLRTDNRTVCGVKIFMGSSTGNLLVDEPNTLEAIFARSESLIATHCEDEATIRANLEAARIRYGEQVPIREHADIRSETACYLSSSFATGLAKKHGTRLHVLHISTAKELELFSNELPRTQKKITAEACLHHLWFSETDYDRLGTRIKWNPSIKRAEDRDAILKAVLDGRIDVVATDHAPHTVEEKMRDYFQAPSGGPLVQHLLPALFEFVKRGTMRVEDVVDRSSHAVADLFRIVDRGYIREGYWADLVLVDPDQAWTVRKENILYKCGWSPFEGERFSSRVTHTWVNGHLAYEQGRFDETRKGQRLNFDR, from the coding sequence TTGCCCTCGTACCTCATCCGTAATGCACGCATCGTGAACGAAGGTCGCATCACGGAAGGCGATGTCAGGATCCGAAATGGCAGGATCGATGCGATCGGCACCCTAACGGCTTCCAGTCAGGACCGGGTGATCGATGCACGCGGCCATTACCTCCTTCCCGGCGCCATCGACGACCAGGTACATTTTCGTGAACCCGGACTCACGCACAAAGGCGATCTTCATACCGAGTCAGTGGCCGCCGTTGCCGGTGGCATTACCTCGTATATGGAAATGCCCAACACGCAACCTCCGGCATTGACCCGCGACCTGTTGGAGGACAAATACCGGCGTGCGCACGAGGTGTCCCTGGCCAATTACTCGTTCTACATGGGCACTTCGAACGACAACCTCGAGGAAGTTCTGCGAACGGACAATCGCACGGTCTGCGGAGTGAAGATCTTTATGGGCTCCTCCACCGGCAACCTGCTGGTGGACGAACCCAATACACTCGAGGCCATCTTCGCACGTTCGGAATCTCTCATTGCGACGCATTGTGAAGACGAAGCGACCATCCGTGCCAACCTGGAAGCTGCCCGAATTCGATATGGAGAACAGGTTCCGATCCGGGAACATGCAGACATCCGCAGCGAAACCGCCTGCTATTTGTCCAGTTCCTTCGCTACCGGGCTCGCGAAAAAACACGGCACCCGCTTGCACGTGCTGCACATCAGCACGGCCAAGGAGTTGGAACTCTTCAGCAACGAGCTGCCGCGCACGCAGAAAAAGATCACGGCTGAAGCCTGTCTTCATCACCTCTGGTTTTCCGAAACCGATTATGACCGCCTCGGAACTCGCATCAAGTGGAACCCCTCCATCAAGCGTGCTGAAGACCGCGACGCGATTCTAAAAGCCGTACTCGACGGACGGATCGACGTGGTCGCCACGGATCACGCCCCGCATACTGTGGAAGAAAAAATGCGCGACTACTTTCAGGCGCCTTCCGGCGGACCTTTGGTACAACACCTGCTGCCGGCACTTTTCGAATTCGTGAAACGCGGAACGATGAGGGTAGAAGACGTCGTGGACCGCAGCAGTCATGCCGTAGCCGACCTGTTCCGCATCGTGGACCGTGGTTATATACGCGAAGGTTATTGGGCAGACCTCGTACTCGTTGACCCGGATCAAGCCTGGACGGTACGAAAAGAAAATATCCTCTATAAATGCGGCTGGAGTCCGTTCGAAGGAGAACGCTTCAGCAGCCGGGTTACCCACACCTGGGTGAATGGCCACCTGGCTTACGAGCAGGGGCGTTTCGACGAAACCCGTAAGGGGCAACGACTCAACTTCGACCGGTGA
- a CDS encoding DUF4296 domain-containing protein codes for MTRFGFWLISITFFFSACSRKETPLPEGILDRKALVPVLVDVHLAQASVAILRTADTTAHAMGDYMDFILRQHGLDTATYARTIRYYGEHPDLLSELYDDVIDELSRIQGEAQQKND; via the coding sequence GTGACGCGTTTCGGATTCTGGCTGATAAGCATCACGTTCTTCTTCTCCGCATGTTCACGGAAAGAGACCCCGTTGCCGGAAGGCATCCTGGACCGAAAAGCATTGGTACCCGTTCTGGTGGATGTACACCTGGCGCAAGCATCCGTCGCCATCCTGCGAACCGCCGATACTACTGCCCATGCCATGGGCGATTACATGGATTTCATTCTCCGGCAACACGGATTGGATACCGCGACCTATGCACGCACCATCCGTTATTACGGTGAGCATCCGGATTTGCTCTCTGAGCTTTACGATGATGTCATTGACGAACTGAGCAGGATCCAAGGGGAAGCACAGCAGAAAAACGACTGA
- a CDS encoding NAD-dependent epimerase/dehydratase family protein — MNGSAKPDILLTGSTGLVGARLLLDLRMRGHSVRAFRRPTSSMGVVNRMFRGQESLLEGVDWFEGDLLDLYDINEALSGIRFVFHAAALVSFAPSDRDLLLRVNKDVTADLVNACLELGVEWLGYVSSVAALGRTDEGVPVDENTFWKTSRYNTAYAISKYGGEREVWRGMEEGLNACMVNPTIVLGPGDWNFGSSALFRRVYEGLRLYPLGSTGFVDVRDVSSALLRCWDQRITGERFLLSSENVGYKELLSWMSEGFGKEAPRIPVKPWMAGLAWRWESLFSSITGRKPLVTRETARSSGKQWVYRNDKARKVLGMDFIPVRESVLENCRIFLDSIR, encoded by the coding sequence ATGAACGGAAGCGCCAAACCGGATATCCTGCTGACCGGGTCAACCGGCCTGGTGGGCGCTCGCCTGCTGCTGGATCTCCGTATGCGTGGCCATTCAGTCCGGGCTTTCAGGAGGCCGACTTCTTCCATGGGTGTGGTTAACCGCATGTTCCGGGGGCAGGAATCCCTGCTGGAAGGAGTAGACTGGTTCGAAGGCGATCTGCTTGACCTATATGATATCAACGAAGCGCTTTCGGGGATTCGTTTCGTCTTTCATGCCGCGGCCCTGGTTTCCTTTGCCCCATCCGACCGTGATCTGCTTTTGCGTGTCAACAAGGACGTGACGGCGGACCTCGTGAATGCCTGCCTCGAGTTGGGCGTGGAGTGGTTGGGGTACGTCAGCTCAGTAGCTGCACTTGGCAGGACGGATGAAGGGGTGCCGGTCGATGAAAACACATTCTGGAAGACATCGCGTTACAATACCGCATACGCCATCAGCAAGTACGGAGGCGAACGGGAGGTTTGGAGAGGAATGGAGGAAGGACTCAACGCCTGCATGGTGAATCCGACCATTGTATTGGGCCCGGGTGATTGGAATTTCGGAAGTTCCGCTTTGTTCAGGCGTGTATACGAAGGCCTGCGTCTCTACCCGTTGGGATCGACGGGCTTCGTCGACGTTCGGGATGTCAGCAGTGCGCTACTACGCTGCTGGGATCAACGCATCACAGGTGAACGTTTTCTGCTTTCGTCAGAAAACGTCGGGTATAAAGAACTGTTATCGTGGATGAGTGAAGGATTTGGCAAAGAGGCGCCACGTATCCCGGTTAAACCCTGGATGGCCGGATTGGCATGGCGGTGGGAATCGCTTTTCTCCAGCATCACGGGGCGAAAACCACTGGTAACCCGGGAGACGGCACGCAGCAGCGGTAAGCAGTGGGTTTACCGGAATGACAAAGCGCGAAAAGTGCTCGGAATGGATTTCATTCCGGTCAGGGAATCGGTACTGGAAAATTGCAGGATCTTTCTGGATTCAATACGCTAG
- a CDS encoding tyrosine--tRNA ligase, with translation MKKDFVEELKWRGMLQDMIPGTDELLRKQMVRGYIGFDPTADSLGVGNMVQIMTLLHFQQAGHQPIALIGGATGMVGDPSGKSQERNLLDEAQLQHNLQRQKAQLEKFLDFDCGANSARIVNNYDWFREFSFLDFIRDVGKHITINYMLAKDSVQKRLETGMSFTEFSYQLVQGYDFYHLWKNEGVLLQMGGSDQWGNIVTGTELIRRKSSGEAFALTTPLIKKSDGTKFGKTEGGNVWLDPKRTSPYKFYQFWLNASDSDASNYIRIFTLRSKEEITAIEEEHAKAPHLRFLQKELSADITARVHSKADLDAAIEASEILFGKGTADALKALSEDDLLAVFEGVPQMRIARTELENGIPVIDLLADKTGIFPSRGETRKMLQGGGVSINKQKVEDIERVAGKDDLLNNRYLLIQKGKKNYYLIIAD, from the coding sequence ATGAAAAAGGACTTTGTCGAGGAACTGAAGTGGCGGGGCATGTTGCAGGATATGATCCCCGGGACCGATGAACTTTTAAGAAAGCAGATGGTCCGCGGGTATATCGGATTCGACCCGACCGCTGATTCCCTGGGTGTCGGCAACATGGTGCAGATCATGACCTTGCTGCACTTCCAGCAAGCCGGGCATCAACCCATCGCCCTCATCGGAGGCGCTACGGGTATGGTCGGCGATCCTTCCGGCAAATCGCAGGAACGCAATCTTCTGGATGAAGCACAATTGCAGCACAACCTGCAGCGGCAGAAGGCACAATTGGAGAAATTCCTTGATTTCGATTGTGGCGCGAACTCAGCGCGCATCGTCAATAATTACGACTGGTTCCGCGAATTCTCCTTCCTCGATTTTATCCGGGATGTGGGAAAGCACATCACGATCAATTATATGCTGGCAAAGGATTCGGTTCAAAAGCGCCTTGAGACCGGCATGTCGTTTACGGAGTTCTCCTACCAGTTGGTCCAGGGCTACGACTTCTATCACCTGTGGAAAAACGAAGGAGTCCTGTTACAAATGGGCGGCTCCGACCAATGGGGCAACATCGTGACCGGTACGGAGCTGATCCGCCGCAAGTCATCGGGAGAAGCTTTCGCGTTGACCACTCCGCTGATCAAGAAATCGGACGGAACAAAATTCGGCAAGACGGAAGGCGGAAATGTCTGGTTGGATCCCAAGCGGACCTCTCCGTACAAATTCTACCAGTTCTGGTTGAACGCTTCCGATTCCGACGCATCGAATTACATCCGCATTTTCACGCTCCGTTCCAAGGAAGAGATAACCGCAATCGAAGAGGAACACGCCAAGGCTCCACACCTTCGGTTTTTGCAAAAAGAACTCAGCGCCGATATTACCGCGCGTGTTCACTCAAAGGCGGACCTGGACGCAGCTATCGAGGCCTCCGAGATCCTGTTTGGCAAAGGGACCGCCGATGCCCTGAAAGCATTATCGGAGGACGACCTGTTGGCGGTATTCGAAGGGGTGCCACAGATGAGGATCGCGCGCACGGAACTGGAAAATGGAATTCCCGTGATCGACCTGCTGGCCGACAAGACCGGGATTTTTCCGTCGCGCGGTGAAACGCGCAAGATGTTGCAGGGTGGCGGAGTCTCCATCAACAAACAAAAAGTGGAAGACATCGAGCGGGTCGCCGGAAAGGATGACCTGCTGAACAACCGCTATCTCCTCATTCAGAAAGGCAAGAAGAATTATTACCTGATCATCGCCGATTAA
- a CDS encoding acyl transferase, with amino-acid sequence MNRSFADQVFSIRNEQEFESVAMEVFRYQASENPVYREYLRQLQRDPADLRELRQVPFLPIDFFRTHRVVTGPSPDAVLFHSSGTTGLSGSLHHVLDRKLYERSFLECFRLFYGDPKKYCILALLPSYLERNDSSLVYMTDHLIRASAHPDSGFFLDKFDHLHDALLRLREQAQPTLLLGVTFALLDFAERFQLNWPELIVMETGGMKGRRKELVRAEVHQRLCPAFGVSRIHSEYGMTELLSQAYSSGEGLFRTPPWMRIVIRDPNDPFETRNSGSGGINVIDLANLYSCSFLETGDLGRIAGAGSFEVLGRFDHADIRGCNLLVL; translated from the coding sequence ATGAACCGCTCGTTCGCTGATCAGGTATTTTCCATCCGCAACGAACAGGAGTTTGAATCGGTCGCGATGGAGGTATTCCGGTATCAGGCATCGGAGAACCCTGTTTATCGGGAATACCTGCGACAACTCCAGCGCGATCCGGCCGACCTTCGCGAACTGCGCCAGGTACCCTTCCTTCCCATCGACTTCTTCCGCACCCATCGTGTCGTGACCGGTCCGTCGCCGGACGCCGTACTTTTCCACAGCAGCGGCACGACCGGTCTGTCGGGTAGTCTGCATCACGTGCTTGATCGGAAACTCTATGAGCGATCGTTTTTGGAGTGCTTCCGGTTGTTTTACGGTGATCCGAAAAAGTACTGCATCCTGGCCTTGTTGCCGTCCTACCTGGAGCGGAATGATTCCTCCCTTGTCTACATGACGGATCATTTGATCCGGGCATCCGCCCATCCTGATTCAGGGTTTTTCTTAGACAAGTTCGACCATCTGCACGATGCCCTGCTGCGGTTGCGTGAGCAGGCTCAGCCCACGCTTCTACTCGGTGTCACCTTCGCCCTGCTCGATTTCGCGGAACGATTCCAACTGAATTGGCCCGAACTGATTGTGATGGAAACAGGCGGTATGAAGGGCCGCCGGAAAGAACTGGTACGAGCCGAAGTGCACCAACGCCTGTGCCCGGCCTTCGGTGTAAGTCGGATCCATTCCGAATACGGCATGACGGAGTTGTTGTCGCAAGCCTACTCGAGCGGGGAAGGTTTGTTCAGAACGCCACCCTGGATGCGCATCGTGATTCGGGATCCCAATGATCCGTTCGAGACAAGGAACAGCGGTAGCGGGGGCATCAACGTGATCGACCTGGCCAACCTGTATTCATGTTCTTTCCTGGAGACCGGCGACCTCGGTCGAATTGCCGGAGCAGGCAGTTTTGAAGTGCTGGGTCGCTTCGACCATGCGGATATTCGTGGCTGCAACCTCCTGGTGTTATAG
- the nadB gene encoding L-aspartate oxidase, translating into MRKETDFLVLGSGIAGLTFALKAAEKGKVMIMTKARADESNTKYAQGGIAGVMHAPDTFEKHIRDTLIAGAGLCREDVVRMVVTEGAERIREIIEWGTRFDRNAQGDYDLAREGGHSEHRVLHFKDATGNEIERALLEQVRKHPNIEIHSHYFAVDLITQHHLGEEVRRSMPGVACYGAYVLNTQTREIETVLSRITLVATGGAGQVYKATTNPIIATGDGIAMVYRAKGKVKDMEFIQFHPTALYNPGEHPSFLISEAVRGHGAVLRNEAGEEFMKRYDERGSLAPRDIVARAIDNEMKITGEDFVFLDCRHLDLEDFRSHFPNILSKCESLGIDIRKAMIPVVPAAHYICGGILVDEHGRSSIQNLYAAGECACTGLHGGNRLASNSLLEALVYAHRSWLHAKEVIDGIRFEERVPDWNAEGTTQPNELVLITHNRRELQEVMSSYVGIVRSNVRLKRALDRLRILYGETEALYERTVLSPMLCELRNMITIGYLIVKAAMARPESVGLHYTLDYPPANQETSA; encoded by the coding sequence ATGCGCAAGGAAACCGATTTCCTCGTTCTGGGTTCCGGCATTGCCGGGCTCACCTTCGCCCTGAAAGCGGCGGAAAAGGGCAAGGTCATGATTATGACCAAGGCGCGAGCCGATGAATCCAACACCAAATACGCCCAGGGAGGAATCGCCGGTGTCATGCATGCGCCGGATACATTCGAAAAGCACATCCGGGATACCCTCATCGCAGGTGCCGGACTGTGCAGGGAGGACGTGGTCCGCATGGTGGTCACCGAAGGTGCCGAGCGGATCCGCGAGATCATCGAGTGGGGGACACGTTTCGATCGTAATGCGCAGGGCGACTACGACCTCGCGCGGGAAGGTGGTCATAGCGAACACCGGGTGCTCCACTTCAAGGACGCGACCGGGAACGAGATCGAACGGGCCTTGCTTGAGCAGGTTCGCAAACATCCGAACATTGAGATCCACTCGCATTACTTCGCGGTCGACCTGATCACCCAGCATCACCTGGGTGAAGAAGTCCGTCGCAGTATGCCCGGTGTAGCCTGCTATGGCGCTTATGTGTTGAACACCCAGACACGCGAGATCGAGACCGTACTCTCCCGCATTACGTTGGTCGCTACCGGAGGCGCCGGACAGGTTTACAAGGCAACGACCAACCCCATCATCGCGACCGGCGACGGTATCGCCATGGTGTATCGCGCCAAGGGGAAGGTGAAGGACATGGAGTTCATTCAGTTTCACCCGACAGCCTTGTACAATCCCGGTGAGCATCCGTCTTTCCTGATATCCGAAGCGGTACGGGGGCACGGCGCGGTATTGCGCAACGAGGCTGGAGAGGAATTCATGAAACGGTACGATGAACGTGGCTCACTTGCTCCCCGCGATATTGTGGCGCGGGCCATCGACAACGAGATGAAGATCACCGGGGAGGATTTCGTTTTTCTGGATTGCCGTCATCTGGACCTGGAGGATTTTCGTTCTCATTTCCCCAATATCCTCTCGAAGTGCGAATCGCTCGGCATCGACATTCGTAAAGCGATGATACCGGTGGTGCCGGCCGCCCACTATATCTGCGGTGGGATTTTGGTCGACGAGCATGGCCGTTCCAGTATTCAAAACCTCTATGCGGCCGGTGAATGTGCCTGTACCGGACTACACGGCGGGAACCGATTGGCATCCAACTCCCTGCTCGAAGCCTTGGTCTATGCGCATCGATCCTGGCTGCATGCGAAAGAGGTGATCGACGGTATCCGCTTCGAAGAGCGCGTACCCGATTGGAACGCGGAAGGTACCACCCAGCCGAACGAGTTGGTATTGATCACCCACAACCGCCGTGAATTGCAGGAAGTGATGAGCAGTTATGTGGGCATTGTCCGGTCAAACGTTCGCCTTAAACGAGCCTTGGACCGATTACGCATTCTTTATGGGGAAACAGAAGCCCTCTACGAACGCACGGTGCTGAGTCCGATGTTGTGCGAGCTTCGCAACATGATAACGATCGGTTATCTGATCGTCAAAGCGGCCATGGCTAGACCGGAAAGCGTAGGGCTTCATTATACGCTCGATTACCCTCCGGCGAATCAGGAGACATCAGCATGA
- a CDS encoding NifU family protein translates to MIAPKKVWTVYAESTPNPATMKFVASQFLLLEGHVEYTDPAQAGNCPLARRLFEFSGITGVFIMSNFVTITKREGIEWFEFMPILREFIKSYLESGDPVFTGPANQMADASIGRTTVGNELEDRIIATLDEYVKPALEQDGGAIQFKSFEDGKVTVILQGACSGCPSSTMTLKSGIEQLLRTMIPEVKEVVAEAN, encoded by the coding sequence ATGATAGCGCCGAAGAAAGTCTGGACCGTTTACGCCGAATCGACCCCGAACCCTGCGACGATGAAATTCGTCGCCAGCCAGTTTCTCCTGCTGGAAGGGCACGTTGAATACACCGATCCGGCACAGGCAGGCAACTGCCCGCTCGCGCGCCGGCTGTTTGAATTTTCCGGAATAACCGGGGTGTTTATCATGAGCAACTTCGTGACGATCACCAAGCGCGAAGGAATCGAGTGGTTTGAATTCATGCCGATCCTGCGGGAGTTTATCAAAAGCTACCTGGAATCGGGAGACCCGGTCTTTACGGGACCCGCTAACCAGATGGCCGATGCTTCGATCGGACGCACCACGGTCGGAAACGAACTGGAAGACCGTATCATCGCAACACTGGATGAATACGTTAAGCCGGCCCTCGAACAGGACGGCGGAGCGATCCAGTTCAAATCGTTCGAAGACGGAAAAGTCACCGTGATCCTTCAAGGCGCATGTTCGGGTTGCCCCTCCTCTACCATGACGCTGAAATCGGGAATCGAGCAATTGCTGCGCACCATGATTCCCGAAGTAAAGGAAGTCGTCGCGGAAGCCAACTGA
- the thpR gene encoding RNA 2',3'-cyclic phosphodiesterase codes for MDSDPQHRLFVAVPLPAELEHAILPFLDHLAGVAGVRPTLRSNLHLTAYFIGPVQAELTPVILSNVERIALELPAFTLSPRIFEFRGKAAHPSMIWLAFEQSVDFLKLHDRLRLALATFQNTGNSIQQPVPHITLARIRGGHDVRSEVVLPDELPAALKVDRIGLWRTHSTPSGVHYERLSESRLRE; via the coding sequence TTGGACTCTGATCCCCAACACCGGTTGTTTGTCGCGGTTCCGTTACCTGCGGAACTAGAGCATGCCATATTGCCTTTTCTGGATCACCTTGCCGGCGTAGCCGGTGTCCGCCCGACACTTCGGTCCAATCTTCATCTGACCGCATACTTTATCGGTCCTGTTCAAGCGGAATTGACTCCCGTTATTCTTTCGAACGTGGAAAGGATCGCGCTCGAATTACCGGCTTTCACCTTATCTCCGCGGATTTTCGAATTCAGAGGGAAGGCGGCACACCCGTCGATGATCTGGCTGGCGTTCGAACAATCAGTTGATTTCCTGAAGCTGCACGACCGGCTGCGACTTGCTTTGGCAACCTTTCAGAATACGGGGAATTCGATTCAGCAACCCGTACCACATATAACGCTGGCGAGGATACGGGGCGGTCATGATGTTCGGTCGGAAGTGGTACTTCCGGATGAACTTCCGGCAGCATTAAAGGTTGATCGGATCGGACTGTGGAGGACGCATTCCACCCCTTCCGGAGTTCATTATGAACGGCTCAGCGAATCCCGGCTGCGGGAGTGA
- the odhB gene encoding 2-oxoglutarate dehydrogenase complex dihydrolipoyllysine-residue succinyltransferase: MAVVEMKVPSPGESITEVQIARWLKKDGDYVEKDEEICEIDSDKATLTLNAEASGQIRILVAEGETVPVGKVVCSIDSSVAAPAAKPKAEPKAAPAVAAVPATTPAAKPAKAAAAGIPSPAADKILREKGVQAAQVNGSGPGGRITKADAMAATPAPSRKPGSREERREKMSMLRKRVAERLVAVKQETAMLTTFNEVDMSAIMAIRKQYKDTFKETHGVNLGFMSFFTKAVCEALAAFPAVNARIDGSELVYNDYCDIGIAVSAPKGLMVPVIRNAESRSLAEIESTILELAGRAREGKLSLEEMTGGTFTITNGGVFGSMLSTPIINPPQSAILGMHNIVERPVAVQGKVEIRPVMYVALSYDHRIIDGRESVGFLVKVKQQLEDPIRMLFGGGDPMRSLLGL, from the coding sequence ATGGCTGTTGTAGAAATGAAAGTGCCGAGCCCCGGCGAATCGATCACGGAAGTTCAAATCGCCCGCTGGCTGAAAAAGGATGGCGACTATGTCGAGAAGGACGAGGAGATCTGCGAGATTGATTCAGACAAAGCGACCCTGACGCTGAATGCCGAAGCCTCCGGTCAGATCCGGATCCTGGTAGCGGAAGGCGAGACCGTTCCGGTCGGAAAGGTCGTTTGTTCCATCGATTCGTCCGTAGCAGCTCCCGCCGCCAAACCGAAGGCGGAACCCAAAGCTGCTCCGGCAGTTGCAGCGGTTCCTGCAACAACTCCTGCCGCTAAACCGGCTAAAGCCGCTGCAGCAGGCATCCCTTCTCCTGCAGCCGATAAGATTCTTCGGGAAAAAGGCGTGCAAGCCGCCCAGGTGAATGGCAGTGGCCCCGGAGGAAGGATCACCAAAGCTGATGCGATGGCTGCAACACCTGCCCCGTCGCGGAAGCCCGGCAGCAGAGAGGAACGCAGAGAGAAAATGTCGATGCTGCGCAAGCGGGTAGCGGAACGTCTTGTCGCAGTCAAGCAAGAGACCGCCATGTTGACCACCTTCAACGAAGTCGACATGAGTGCCATCATGGCGATCCGGAAGCAGTACAAGGATACGTTCAAAGAAACTCACGGCGTCAACCTGGGATTCATGTCCTTCTTCACCAAAGCGGTCTGTGAAGCCCTTGCCGCGTTCCCGGCGGTGAATGCCCGTATCGACGGAAGCGAGTTGGTTTACAACGATTACTGCGATATCGGTATAGCCGTGAGTGCTCCCAAAGGCTTGATGGTCCCCGTCATCCGGAATGCGGAATCACGCTCGCTCGCCGAGATCGAAAGTACCATCCTCGAACTGGCCGGCCGTGCACGCGAAGGCAAGTTATCACTGGAAGAGATGACCGGGGGAACGTTCACGATCACGAATGGCGGAGTCTTCGGCTCAATGCTCTCGACACCGATCATCAACCCGCCGCAAAGTGCCATTCTGGGCATGCATAACATTGTGGAACGACCGGTGGCGGTTCAGGGCAAGGTGGAGATCCGACCGGTCATGTACGTGGCGCTGTCGTACGATCACCGCATCATTGACGGCCGTGAATCGGTTGGGTTCCTGGTGAAGGTGAAACAACAGTTGGAAGATCCGATCCGGATGCTCTTCGGCGGAGGCGATCCGATGCGTTCGTTGCTTGGACTCTGA